One Spinacia oleracea cultivar Varoflay chromosome 4, BTI_SOV_V1, whole genome shotgun sequence DNA segment encodes these proteins:
- the LOC110797338 gene encoding dirigent protein 22 yields MQSYLQITTFTFSLLIIYSLSLPSPTQANNFVTTIEDEQEVQQLIGLNFNKQKLTHFKLYWHDVLSGPNPTSVSVINPPNKNSPTGFGTTNMIDNPLTYGPKLGSKLAGRAQGFYASACQKDVGLLMAMNFAFMEGKYNGSTITVLGRNMVFDKIREMPIIGGSGLFRFARGYVQARTNTFNLKNGDATVQYDCYVMHY; encoded by the coding sequence ATGCAAAGTTATCTCCAAATAACCactttcactttctctctcctaataaTCTACTCCCTCTCACTCCCATCTCCAACCCAAGCTAACAACTTTGTTACAACCATAGAAGATGAACAAGAAGTCCAACAACTTATTGGTCTAAACTTCAACAAACAAAAACTAACCCACTTCAAGCTCTATTGGCACGACGTCCTTAGCGGCCCGAACCCGACATCAGTCTCGGTCATTAACCCGCCCAATAAGAACTCCCCCACCGGGTTCGGCACCACGAACATGATAGACAACCCGTTAACATACGGGCCAAAGTTGGGCTCAAAGCTTGCGGGCCGGGCCCAAGGGTTTTACGCCTCGGCGTGTCAAAAGGATGTAGGGCTTTTAATGGCCATGAACTTTGCTTTCATGGAAGGGAAGTATAATGGTAGTACAATCACGGTGTTAGGGAGGAATATGGTGTTTGATAAGATAAGAGAAATGCCTATAATTGGTGGGAGTGGTTTGTTTAGGTTTGCTAGAGGTTATGTTCAAGCTAGGACTAATACTTTTAATCTTAAGAATGGTGATGCTACCGTTCAATATGATTGTTATGTCATGCATTACTAA
- the LOC110797339 gene encoding uncharacterized protein, which produces MEDLMSQFTFLSNQALHDKTFDPSNIEDLMKLFEIEAYRSWASMELEFNNEVEDAETAMEEAEQELNSAMESAMEEFTRFTEGLEKEAMDEYYSLVNVGEASRRMGKTMEKVAYVASKKYVEGALNSATNSMKSAWKGISSHKVHPS; this is translated from the coding sequence ATGGaagatttaatgtcccaattCACCTTCTTATCAAACCAAGCACTCCATGACAAGACCTTCGACCCATCAAACATCGAAGATCTAATGAAACTCTTCGAAATCGAAGCGTACAGATCATGGGCATCAATGGAATTAGAGTTCAACAATGAAGTTGAAGATGCAGAAACCGCCATGGAAGAAGCAGAACAAGAGCTTAACTCTGCAATGGAAAGTGCCATGGAAGAGTTTACGAGGTTTACAGAAGGGTTAGAAAAGGAAGCCATGGATGAATATTATAGCTTGGTTAATGTAGGGGAAGCTTCTAGAAGGATGGGTAAAACAATGGAGAAAGTTGCTTATGTTGCTTCTAAGAAGTATGTTGAAGGTGCTCTTAATTCTGCTACTAATTCAATGAAATCTGCTTGGAAAGGGATTTCTTCTCATAAAGTTCATCcttcttaa